In Desulfobacter hydrogenophilus, the genomic stretch GTATTGTTTTGTGGCCGTTGACACTATCTACGGAGCTGATTCTCGGTTTTTTAAAAAAATCTGTCTGAAAAAGATTCTTTTGAAAAAGAGTTCTAAAATTTTCATGGCGGGTAAAAGAACATTTTTTCGAATTCAGCCGGGACATTTATTAAATTGTGATTGTGTGCCGCTTTTTTTTTCATATATATTATATGTTTGTCAAGCTTATTGTGATGACATTTTAAATCTTGACTTACTTTGTTGTCTTTATCAATATGTACTGTTTGAAATGAGGAATCTCAAGGTGTTGATTCTAAAGGGTGCGGGTGGTATATCTGATCCCTGTATGGTTGATGCAGACGCTTTTTGAAAAAAATCTATAGATCAAATTATTTCGCTGATAATCCTGCCTATACCTATCATAATCAATACGAATTGTAATTGGTTCCGCGCATATGATTAAACGGGTATTGGTATGAAAGAGGAGTCAATATGAAAAAATGGCTGATTGAAGAGCTTATATGCCCGCAATGCCTGGACAGTGATATCGTACTCAATTTTGATATCTACACTGAGACGGATGGTGACATTATTGAGGGGCGCCTGGTCTGCCCCCAATGCAAACAGGAGTATGAAATCCACGAGGGGATTGCCGTGGTGGTCCCTGAACAGACCCTGCCTATGATTCAGGATGCAACGGGATACAACTCTTTTTCCATGCTCTCATCCTATTTATGGAGCCATTATTCAGAGTTTTTCAACGGCCCGGATGCCACGGACGCCTATCAGAAATGGGCCCGGGCCTTTGGTTCCCAACGGTCTGGCTGGGCCCTTGATATCGGGTGTTCCGTGGGGCGACTTACCTTTGAGATGACCCGAACCCATGACCGGGCTGTGGGCCTTGATACTTCTATCTCCTTTGTCCGGGCTGCCCGCGAACTTGCCGCCAAAAAACAGCTGGCATTTGATCTGATCATGGAGGGGCAGATCACTGAAAAACGGGCCTGTGACCTGGATCCCGCCTTTGGCTTTGACCAGGCTGAATTTATTGTTGCCGATGCCATGGCATTGCCTTTTCGGTCCCGGCGCTTTGCCACGGTAAGTTCCGTAAACATCCTTGAAAAGGTGCCGGACCCATTGTTGCATTTGGCCGAAGCTAACCGGGTTATGGATGAAACAGATGCAAAAATCCTTTTTTCCGACCCCTTTTCCTGGGATGAAAATGTCAACAACCCTGATCGCTGGCTTGGGGGCACCAACGAAGGTTCTTTCAAAGGGTTTGGCATGGATAATATTTGTAGACTGCTCCAGGATTCGAAATCTGTGTTCTCTCCGGGCTTTAGGATTCAGGATAAAGGGCAGGTGTTGTGGAAAATCAGGAAAACCCGAAATCTGTGGGAGCATATTACCTCCCAGTTTGTTGTCGCTGAAAGAACAGCCATGGGCTGATCTGGACTATCAATACCTATACATAATCCACAACAAAACATGAAAGCCACATAACGGCTTGCTATAACTTTCATAAAAAAACAATATAGAGAGGTGTCTATTTTGGCAGAACAGAAACCAGGGATTTGCGGCTTATGTTTCCACAGCCCCGGATGCGGTGTCATCGTCCATTTTGATGATGACGGCAAAATCGACTGGCTCACCCCGGACCCTGAGGCGCCCATGGGCGAAGTGCTTTGCCCCATGGCTGCCAGTGCAAAACAGATTATCTATTCGGATGCACGTATCAGACAGCCTCTGAAACGAAAAGGGCCCAAAGGGAAACTGGATTTCGAACCCATCTCCTGGGAAGAAGCCTTTGACATTATCGCTGAAAAAATGGCGGCCATTAAATCGGAATACGGGCCCCAGGCCCTGGGGTTCTACGCCGGTACAGGCTCCTACGAACGGGCCTTTAAAGATGCATTCCAGCTTGGCGGTTCCCAGATCTACCTTGCCCCAAGTATTTTGTTCCCCTATGGATCGCCCAATGCCTTCGGGGTGGGTGCACCCTGTTACACCTCCCTTGGTGTGCTGGCGCCCCAGTTAACATATGGTTGTCTGCACACGGACATGTTTTCCGATGTGGACAATTCAGATCTTATTTTTGTCTGGGGCACAGATCCATCCACATCCACGCCCCCGGCCCTGTTTGGACGCCTGGTCCGGGCCGCCCATGAAGGGGCACGGATCATTGTCATTGATCCCAGGCAAACCGCATCTGCCAAGCTGCCGGACAGTCTGTGGGTGCCCATCCGGCCCGGTTCGGACGGGGCCCTTGCCCTGGGCCTGTGCCATATTCTGATCCGGGAAAATTTAATTGATCAGTCCTTTGTACAGGAATGGACGTTAGGGTATGAAGAGTTTGCCGAATATGTCAAGGCATTTACCCCTGAAACCGTTGCCGGCATCACCGGCGTGCCCCAGGACCTGATTATGGAGCTGGCCGAAGAAATTGCCGATGCCGAAGGCGCAAGCTATGTGATGTATACTGGTTTGGAATATACCAAATCCGGTGTTCAGAACATCCGGGCTGTTATGGTACTCTGGGCCCTGGCCGGGCAGCTGGACGTTGAAGGGGGCCGCTGTTTTGTCCCCCGGGAGAACCAGATCCACCTGAGCAAAGATCACCAGATTGCAAGCCCTGGGTTTGATACATCCATCGGTGCAGGCCATTTTCCGGTGTATGCCCATTTCTGCGGAGGCGAGCCCCATGCCAGCCGTCTGCCGAAATCCATTTTAGAGGGTGACCCTTACAAAATTCACGGTTTGTTTATCCTTGGCGCATCCATCCTCACTGCCTGGCCCAACCCCATTTTATGGCAAAAGGCGTTTGATGCCCTGGATTTTCAGGTTTCCATTGATCTGCAGCTTACCCGGGATGCGGCCTGGGCGGATATTGTGCTGCCGGCCACCACCGCCTTTGAGCAGTCATCCTATTGCTTTTACGGCAATGCTGTCCGGTTGCGGGAAAAAATGATTGATCCGGTGGGGGACAGCAAACCCTGCTTTACCATTTTAACGGAACTGGCCCGGAAACTTGGGTATGCCGAAAAGTTTCCTGCCAATGAGGCAGAGCTGCTGGACCTGGTCTTAAAAGATACCGGCATTACCCGGGCGGATATGGAACAGGATGTCCGGCTGACGGTGCGCAAATCCGCTGACCCCATGGCCTATCGGAAATGGGAAACAGGAGGTTTGCGAAAAGATGGAAAGCCGGGCTTTGAAACCCCGTCCGGCAAATTTGAGATTAAATCCACCCTGCTTGAGCAGATGGGGTACGACGGACTGCCAAAATATGAAGAGTCCTTTGAAACCCCTGTCAGTCGTCCTTTGCTGGCCAATCGGTTCCCTTTGGTTCTAGGTACGGGTCCTTTTAAGCCGGACATGAAATCCTGTCTGCGGGCCGTGCCTGATTTTATTGAAAAATATCCGAATCCCATGGTCCAGATGAATCCCGAGGATGCCGCAGATCGAAAAATTGAAACCGGCGATACGGTGGTGGTGAAAACGGCCCGGGGGTTTGTGGAGATGCGGGCCGATGTATCGGAAAATATTATGAGAGGGTTTGTCTATGCGCCGGTGGGCGGCGGCGGGCCTTTAGGCCCGGAATCCTGGCGAAAAGCCAATGTCAATGTACTCACCGACCTTGAGCAGTTTGATCCCATTTCCGGGTTTCCCGTGTATAAAACCCTGATGTGCCAGGTGAAGAAAAAACGCAGAAGGCGAACCATTGTGGTTCAGGATCCAAGTCTGGGATGTGTGGGATGATGTTTTACCCATTGATATTCGGGGGATTTAGAAGAATCGCAATTTCCTGGTAATGTGAAACGCAAAAAGGGGGAGACTATTCAGTCTCCCCCTTCTAAATATATGCCGCTAAGCGCTGAGTAGATGCGCTACTTCGGAATAATTACATTTTTTTATGGCAGTCGTTGCACTTGGTGCCGACTTTCAGGCCTTGTTCCTTGTGGCAGCCTATGCAGTTTTCATGAATGGCTGATTCAAGGTGCATGATGTCAATGGGTTTTTTCTTATTTTTACCCTGGAAGGTTTTGTCTGCTGTTTTGGCTTTGGCGCGGGTGTGGCACTCTTCACATTTCTGGACATTGTCGCCTGCTTTAAGATCGGCAAGGGGTTTGCCGTCTTTGTCGTGATGGCAGTCGCCGCAGGATAGTTTGTACTCTTCATGATGTTTTTTATGGGTGAATTCAACCAGTTTAGATGGTTTTTTTGCATCCGGCCCTTTTTTGCGCTTGGCATCTAAAAGTTTGCTTTTCATTGTAATGACGTCTTCTACATCGGTCCCTGCCTGAATTCCGGAGGCAGTGAAAAACACAGCAATTCCTGCAGCCAACAGGAGGGTAAATAATTTTTTACTCATAACCTCTTTTCTCCTTTATAAAGTTAAAACTATAGTGCTTTTACGGCTGTATAGCCGATTATATCCTTATAATTCATTTCCACTTTTTACACCCAAGCCCTAGGCAAAGTCAATACCAAACAAGATTGCCAATCACTGGTTTAAGCCTTGAATTTGTAGCTAAAATTTGATTTTTAAGACGCTGTCAGCAGTCTTTGTGTTGTTATATGAAAGAATATGATAATTAAGATAGATTCGGCATTTTCCCCATCAGGAAATTGACCCGGATCTGTGTGTCGCCATGGGTGCTGTTATCCAGGCCGGCCGTGAATTTGTTTAAAATCCGGAATTAAATATACATGGAATTACCCCCGGAATTATAATTTTAAGGGATACAGAATATCGAATGGTTCAAGACATCGACACCCTGTTTAAGGTCTTACGAAAAACAAATCGGACCACTGGCAATCTAAAGGTTCCGTCCACTTTGGCTTTTAAGATGGTTCCCACTGACCGGGGGATCTGTCTTACCATTGTTGACGGCTCCGGTAAAGAGGTGAATCCAGGCTATGAATTCTATTCAGGCCTTGAGCGAAGCGTTTTAAAAGAGATTGCCAGGCTTCGGGAACAGGAGGCTTTCAACATTGACTGGGATGAGCAGCCATCTGACAATCAATTCTATCTCAACGGTAAAGATTATCTGCTCTCCCTGCTTCTTTCTTCGGACTGCTTTGTGGATGCCAAGGGCGAAAAGATACAGCTGGCCCCGGGGGATGCCCGGGTCAGGCTCTCCATCGTGCAAAGGAAAGATCAAGAGGCGCAGGACAACAACCTTGAGACCTCAATGGCGCTGTGGCACGGCCCCAAACAGCTCCCCTCCCTGGTCCCGGTAACCCAGACCCACATGCTTGCCGGTAATACCATCTACAGGGTTAAGCCCCTTGGCAAAAATTATGATTCCCTTTCTTTGTTTGAAACCGTTTTAAGTTTTGATCTTCTGGAACAATACCTGACCCTTTTTTTTTCTAATTTCACCAATGTGGAAGTCTCTTATTCCGGATATACCGTCATTAAAGGGGAACCTAAAACAACCCGGCCTGCCCTGATATTTGAAAATGTCTCCCAGGATCAATCCCTGCATCTGAGGGTCTCAGCCACCTATCCCGGATTTTCACCGGATTTTTTTGACAATTTTGACATGGATCAAATTGTATCAATCAACGAGATGGAAAAAAATATCGTCATCAGTCCCCTGGTTCACGGGGATATTTCCGCCTGTTTCCATGACATCCAAAAAACCTTAAAACGCCATGCCCGAAACCTGAAACAGGATAAGGCCATCTATGCCCAGGACAATTTTATGGTCATCGAATCGGCCCTGGCACGACGATTTATTACCCTGGAACTTTCCTCCCTGTTGTCACGGTACACAATTCTGGGGGCTGATAAACTTGCATCCTACAAGGTGAAATATGTGCAGCCCAAACTGAATCTGCACCTTTCCCACGGCATTGATTTTCTTGAGGGTGAGGCAAACCTCACCCTTGACGGGGAAACATTTACAATCAACGATGTCTTAAAACAATATCAAAAAAACGCATATGTGCGGCTGAACGATGGTTCAAGCGCCGTTATCAATCCCGATTATATGGAAACGTTGACCCGGATTTTCAAAAAACAAAAATCCGGAATAAAGGTTTCTTTTTTTGATCTTCCTTTGGTGGAAGAACTCATTGGCGAAAAAATCGCCAAAGAAACCTTTAACCAGTCCAGAAAGATTTTTCTGGGATTCAACCAATTAAAAGACTCCAGAACACGGATGCCCGCCGTCAATGCGACTCTCCGGGGATACCAGAAACAGGGGTTCAGATGGCTTTCCTATCTTTACAAGCACAAATTAGGCGGTTGTCTTGCCGACGACATGGGGCTTGGAAAAACCATTCAGACCATTGCGCTTCTGGCGTCAATCTATCCAGAGCAAAAACATCCAACCTTGATCGTAATGCCCAAGACCCTCTTGTTTAACTGGGAAAGCGAACTTAAACGGTTTGCGCCAAAATTGACATCCGGCCTTTACTATGGCCAGACCCGGGACATAAAAACAATGGGTTCCCAAAATATCATTTTAACCACCTACGCCATGGTGAGAAACGATATTGAACAATTAAAAGAAGAACACTTTCATATGGTTGTTCTGGATGAGTCCCAGAATATCAAGAATCCCAATTCAAAAACATCCAGGGCGGTGATGCTTTTACAGACCGACCACCGGTTTGCCTTGAGCGGCACACCCATAGAAAACAATATGAGCGAACTCTATGCCCTGTTCCGGTTTTTAAATCCAGCCATGTTCGGCACCTTTACCGATTTTTCAAAAAATTACCTGAATCCCATCCAGAAAAATGATAATAAGGCCGTGGCAAAGGAACTGAAAAAAAAGATATACCCCTTTGTCCTGCGCCGGCTTAAAACACAGGTGTTAAAAGACCTTCCTGATAAGATGGAGCAGGTTCTCCATGTGGACATGAGCCGGAAACAGGCCGCACTCTACCACCAGAGACGGCTGATGTACAAAAGGGCCATTCAAGAGGAAATTCAGGCTAAGGGATTGAAAAAATCCAAGCTTTTTATCCTCCAGGCCATGGGGGAACTTCGCCAGATTGCCTCTATCCCTGAGATTAAGAGTGACAATAAAATCATCTCCCCGAAACGGGAAATTCTCATGGATCATGTGGCGGATGCCGTGGCCGGCAAGCACAAAGTGCTGGTGTTTGCCAATTATCTGCACTCTTTAGAATGCGTTTCCCAGGATATGGAAGAGGCCGGCATCCATCATCTGGTCATGACCGGGGCCACCCGGGATCGAAACCATATTGTGGAACAGTTTCAGCAGGATGATACCTGCCAAGCCCTGTTGATGACCCTGAAAACCGGGGGGCTGGGCCTGAACCTGACGGCAGCCGAATATGTATTTTTATTTGATCCCTGGTGGAATCTTGCCGCGGAAAACCAAGCCATTGACCGGGCCCACAGAATGGGCCAGAAAAATACCGTGTTCAGTTACCGCCTCATTGCCCGAAACACCATTGAAGAGAAGATCCTCATGCTCCAGGAAAAGAAAAAAGAATTGTTTGATTCCCTTATTTCCAGTGACAACGCCTCTATCAAACAGATGGAAGAAGAAGATATTGATCTGTTGCTGGGAGAATAATGACTATGCTTCTTGATCAAATAAATACAATGAAACCCTGGACCATAGGCCATAAAAGATGTCCTGTTTGTGGAAAAGGTGCAAACTTTTATGCCGCGGAACACCCCGCATGCAAGGACTGCTTTTTAAAAGCGTTGGAAATCGAACTTATAAGGGAAGATATTAGCCACTGGAGCCGGGAACGTTTTTCCCTTTCTCTCTCTTCTTCAGGTGCCATGAGAGACCGTCTTTTGGCGTTAATCCATTTCAGAAACTTCCAAAGCATGGAAGACATGGCAGAACTTTTGATTGACAATCTGGGGTTTGATTCAGACCACCCCCTGGCCTGGTATACCCGGCAAAAGGCCTATGAAGCATGTGTTTTCTTTGAAGACAGTGAAAAAATGTTCGAAACCGTTCTGAGCACTAAAAAATTTGGTTCATGGCAGCAAAAGGCGAATATGGTCAAGCTGTGCTGTGATAAAAAATCAGAATCCCCTAAAATTATTCAGTTTATTGGACAAATGGCTAATGATCCAAGTCCGAATGTAAGAAGCCATGTGGCAGGCTCCATCCGGGATAATAAAAAGGGCTGGGCAAAAAAACTGTGTGCCCAATTGCGTTATGATAAAAACGCTCTGGTCAGGGAAGTCTTCGAGAGGATACAGTACAACCGTGAGACAGCTTATAACCCAAAGCCGTATATCTGGCGGGAAGAAGAAGCCGGGATGATTGAGAGAGCCAGGACTATAAAAAAACAGGTCGCCGCCTACAATAAAATGGAAATGGACATCCGTTGCTACTGCGACTTTCCAATGCAGAATCAAGTTTACACCCTTTATTTAAGCCATCTCCCCGACCTTTTGGACAAAAACAAAGATACAGAAAAAAACTATGCAGCAAAAGAACTGGCAGCGCTTAAAGAAAACACCGAAGATTCTTGTGTCAGACTGCTTGCCGCTGCCGTATCCAATGATTTTTTGTTTAATACCATTCTGGAAAAATTGCCCGAAGACGTTGTCGCTTTGATTTATATCATGGCGTGGGAGTGTGAAGAATGCGAAAGCTGTATAGCGGAGCAAAAGCTTGTTCAACTCATGGATAAGGATTTGCCCGCAGACACGGTTGCAGATAAAAAAACGCCTTTGCATGAGTCAGTGAAAAAAGATCCGGCCTATTTTATGTTCAAAGTGACAAAAAATTATGCATATTACCGTCATGATACCCATT encodes the following:
- a CDS encoding class I SAM-dependent methyltransferase, whose product is MKKWLIEELICPQCLDSDIVLNFDIYTETDGDIIEGRLVCPQCKQEYEIHEGIAVVVPEQTLPMIQDATGYNSFSMLSSYLWSHYSEFFNGPDATDAYQKWARAFGSQRSGWALDIGCSVGRLTFEMTRTHDRAVGLDTSISFVRAARELAAKKQLAFDLIMEGQITEKRACDLDPAFGFDQAEFIVADAMALPFRSRRFATVSSVNILEKVPDPLLHLAEANRVMDETDAKILFSDPFSWDENVNNPDRWLGGTNEGSFKGFGMDNICRLLQDSKSVFSPGFRIQDKGQVLWKIRKTRNLWEHITSQFVVAERTAMG
- a CDS encoding molybdopterin-containing oxidoreductase family protein; the encoded protein is MSILAEQKPGICGLCFHSPGCGVIVHFDDDGKIDWLTPDPEAPMGEVLCPMAASAKQIIYSDARIRQPLKRKGPKGKLDFEPISWEEAFDIIAEKMAAIKSEYGPQALGFYAGTGSYERAFKDAFQLGGSQIYLAPSILFPYGSPNAFGVGAPCYTSLGVLAPQLTYGCLHTDMFSDVDNSDLIFVWGTDPSTSTPPALFGRLVRAAHEGARIIVIDPRQTASAKLPDSLWVPIRPGSDGALALGLCHILIRENLIDQSFVQEWTLGYEEFAEYVKAFTPETVAGITGVPQDLIMELAEEIADAEGASYVMYTGLEYTKSGVQNIRAVMVLWALAGQLDVEGGRCFVPRENQIHLSKDHQIASPGFDTSIGAGHFPVYAHFCGGEPHASRLPKSILEGDPYKIHGLFILGASILTAWPNPILWQKAFDALDFQVSIDLQLTRDAAWADIVLPATTAFEQSSYCFYGNAVRLREKMIDPVGDSKPCFTILTELARKLGYAEKFPANEAELLDLVLKDTGITRADMEQDVRLTVRKSADPMAYRKWETGGLRKDGKPGFETPSGKFEIKSTLLEQMGYDGLPKYEESFETPVSRPLLANRFPLVLGTGPFKPDMKSCLRAVPDFIEKYPNPMVQMNPEDAADRKIETGDTVVVKTARGFVEMRADVSENIMRGFVYAPVGGGGPLGPESWRKANVNVLTDLEQFDPISGFPVYKTLMCQVKKKRRRRTIVVQDPSLGCVG
- a CDS encoding cytochrome c3 family protein → MSKKLFTLLLAAGIAVFFTASGIQAGTDVEDVITMKSKLLDAKRKKGPDAKKPSKLVEFTHKKHHEEYKLSCGDCHHDKDGKPLADLKAGDNVQKCEECHTRAKAKTADKTFQGKNKKKPIDIMHLESAIHENCIGCHKEQGLKVGTKCNDCHKKM
- a CDS encoding DEAD/DEAH box helicase yields the protein MVQDIDTLFKVLRKTNRTTGNLKVPSTLAFKMVPTDRGICLTIVDGSGKEVNPGYEFYSGLERSVLKEIARLREQEAFNIDWDEQPSDNQFYLNGKDYLLSLLLSSDCFVDAKGEKIQLAPGDARVRLSIVQRKDQEAQDNNLETSMALWHGPKQLPSLVPVTQTHMLAGNTIYRVKPLGKNYDSLSLFETVLSFDLLEQYLTLFFSNFTNVEVSYSGYTVIKGEPKTTRPALIFENVSQDQSLHLRVSATYPGFSPDFFDNFDMDQIVSINEMEKNIVISPLVHGDISACFHDIQKTLKRHARNLKQDKAIYAQDNFMVIESALARRFITLELSSLLSRYTILGADKLASYKVKYVQPKLNLHLSHGIDFLEGEANLTLDGETFTINDVLKQYQKNAYVRLNDGSSAVINPDYMETLTRIFKKQKSGIKVSFFDLPLVEELIGEKIAKETFNQSRKIFLGFNQLKDSRTRMPAVNATLRGYQKQGFRWLSYLYKHKLGGCLADDMGLGKTIQTIALLASIYPEQKHPTLIVMPKTLLFNWESELKRFAPKLTSGLYYGQTRDIKTMGSQNIILTTYAMVRNDIEQLKEEHFHMVVLDESQNIKNPNSKTSRAVMLLQTDHRFALSGTPIENNMSELYALFRFLNPAMFGTFTDFSKNYLNPIQKNDNKAVAKELKKKIYPFVLRRLKTQVLKDLPDKMEQVLHVDMSRKQAALYHQRRLMYKRAIQEEIQAKGLKKSKLFILQAMGELRQIASIPEIKSDNKIISPKREILMDHVADAVAGKHKVLVFANYLHSLECVSQDMEEAGIHHLVMTGATRDRNHIVEQFQQDDTCQALLMTLKTGGLGLNLTAAEYVFLFDPWWNLAAENQAIDRAHRMGQKNTVFSYRLIARNTIEEKILMLQEKKKELFDSLISSDNASIKQMEEEDIDLLLGE